A single window of Streptomyces griseoviridis DNA harbors:
- a CDS encoding ADP-ribosyltransferase, with amino-acid sequence MITTRLRRRAAAAVLSLAAVLATTAATTTTVSADTRALAATRAAAPSCPQLYDPIRAAADRRVDIGRITPEPVWRTTCGTLYRSDGRGPQIVFEEGFQPKDVVNGQYDVEKYVLVNQPSPYVSTSYDHDLYKTWYKSGYNYYIDAPGGVDVNRTIGDTHKWADQVEVAFPGGIARQYVIGVCPVDKKTKTEIMSECESNPHYEPWH; translated from the coding sequence ATGATCACAACTCGCCTGCGGCGCCGCGCCGCCGCCGCCGTCCTCTCCCTCGCGGCCGTCCTCGCCACGACGGCCGCCACCACCACGACGGTCTCCGCCGACACCCGAGCCCTCGCCGCCACCCGGGCCGCCGCGCCGTCCTGCCCGCAGCTCTACGACCCGATCCGCGCGGCGGCCGACCGCCGCGTCGACATCGGCCGCATCACCCCCGAACCCGTCTGGCGCACCACCTGCGGCACCCTCTACCGCAGCGACGGCCGCGGCCCGCAGATCGTCTTCGAAGAGGGCTTCCAGCCCAAGGACGTGGTGAACGGCCAGTACGACGTCGAGAAGTACGTCCTGGTCAACCAGCCCTCGCCGTACGTGTCCACGTCGTACGACCACGACCTGTACAAGACCTGGTACAAGTCCGGCTACAACTACTACATCGACGCCCCCGGCGGCGTCGACGTGAACCGGACCATCGGCGACACCCACAAGTGGGCCGACCAGGTCGAGGTCGCCTTCCCCGGCGGGATCGCCCGGCAGTACGTCATCGGCGTCTGCCCGGTCGACAAGAAGACCAAGACCGAGATCATGAGCGAGTGCGAGAGCAACCCGCACTACGAGCCGTGGCACTGA
- a CDS encoding GNAT family N-acetyltransferase: protein MQTLREILDAVAHGGPPPADGVTVVVPQECARDAGVLAFTAHAVVFTDEDPAWVRAALRAVECDPLAAPMHPRFLSALLERTGRTTETIDTMLVGPPLPGRLPLPLVEITEGDHSRIGYARGRRDGVRAWAAEGGVLVMGRGIGGRLEVSVEVDEGARQRGLGRLLAGAARRLTAEPLWAQVTPGNARSLRAFLAAGYRPVGAEALLLSATARSAGCSRTRS, encoded by the coding sequence ATGCAGACGTTGCGGGAGATTCTCGACGCGGTGGCGCACGGCGGTCCGCCGCCCGCGGACGGCGTCACCGTCGTCGTGCCGCAGGAGTGCGCGCGGGACGCGGGGGTGCTGGCGTTCACCGCGCACGCCGTGGTCTTCACGGACGAGGACCCGGCGTGGGTGCGGGCCGCGCTGCGCGCGGTGGAGTGCGATCCGCTGGCGGCGCCGATGCACCCGCGGTTCCTGTCGGCCCTGCTGGAGCGCACCGGCCGGACCACGGAGACGATCGACACGATGCTGGTCGGCCCGCCGCTGCCGGGGCGGCTCCCGCTGCCGCTGGTGGAGATCACCGAAGGCGACCACTCCCGGATCGGGTACGCGCGCGGCCGGCGTGACGGGGTGCGGGCCTGGGCCGCCGAGGGCGGGGTGCTGGTCATGGGGCGCGGGATCGGCGGGCGGCTCGAGGTGTCGGTCGAGGTCGACGAGGGGGCGCGGCAGCGCGGGCTCGGGCGGCTGCTGGCGGGCGCGGCACGGCGGTTGACGGCGGAGCCGCTGTGGGCGCAGGTGACGCCGGGGAACGCCCGCAGTCTGCGGGCGTTCCTGGCGGCCGGTTACCGGCCGGTGGGCGCGGAGGCGCTGCTGCTCAGTGCCACGGCTCGTAGTGCGGGTTGCTCTCGCACTCGCTCATGA
- a CDS encoding EF-hand domain-containing protein: MADIEEARKEFQRIDTDGDGFITAAEFKTALAQGGDWNVTESVAEVVIKARDLDGDKVLSFDEFWTYLNK, translated from the coding sequence GTGGCGGACATCGAAGAGGCACGCAAGGAGTTCCAGCGGATCGACACCGACGGCGACGGATTCATCACCGCCGCGGAGTTCAAGACCGCCCTCGCCCAGGGCGGCGACTGGAACGTCACCGAGTCGGTCGCCGAGGTCGTCATCAAGGCGCGTGACCTCGACGGCGACAAGGTCCTCTCCTTCGACGAGTTCTGGACGTACCTGAACAAGTAG
- a CDS encoding ABC transporter ATP-binding protein, producing MTDVLRAEDVHVVRDGRPILQEVSLTVRGGEHWALLGANGAGKSTLLSLLGALVHPTRGTVDVLGRRLGRVDLRELRTYVGHVDPRHPLHEPLRVRDVVLTGLTNSVALVPRWRPTPEQEARADRLIATLGLTDRREARWPTLSQGQRGRTLIARALMPDPRLLLLDEPATGLDLPGREQLIGALDALREEHPELATVLVTHHLEELPPGTTHAMLLRDGRVLAQGAVDDVLTGDQVGKCFDLPLALDRHDGRWSVRIRRRG from the coding sequence ATGACGGACGTGCTGCGGGCCGAGGACGTCCACGTCGTCAGGGACGGGCGGCCGATCCTCCAGGAGGTCTCGCTGACCGTGCGCGGCGGCGAGCACTGGGCGCTGCTCGGCGCCAACGGCGCGGGAAAATCAACCCTGTTGAGCCTGCTGGGCGCGCTGGTGCACCCGACCCGCGGCACCGTCGACGTGCTCGGCCGGCGCCTCGGCCGGGTGGATCTGCGGGAGTTGCGGACGTACGTGGGCCATGTCGACCCGCGCCATCCGCTGCACGAGCCGCTGCGGGTCCGTGACGTCGTCCTGACCGGGCTGACCAACTCCGTTGCGCTGGTGCCGCGTTGGCGTCCGACGCCCGAGCAGGAGGCGCGCGCCGACCGGCTGATCGCCACCCTCGGACTGACCGACCGCCGGGAGGCGCGCTGGCCGACGCTCTCCCAGGGGCAGCGCGGCCGGACCCTGATCGCGCGGGCGCTGATGCCCGATCCGCGGCTGCTGCTGCTCGACGAACCGGCGACGGGCCTCGACCTGCCGGGCCGCGAGCAGTTGATCGGCGCGCTGGACGCGCTGCGCGAGGAGCACCCGGAGCTGGCGACGGTCCTGGTCACCCACCACCTGGAGGAGCTGCCCCCGGGCACCACGCACGCGATGCTGCTGCGGGACGGGCGGGTGCTGGCGCAGGGCGCGGTGGACGACGTGCTCACCGGTGACCAGGTCGGCAAGTGCTTCGACCTTCCGTTGGCGCTCGACCGGCACGACGGCAGGTGGAGCGTGCGGATCAGGCGCCGGGGATGA
- a CDS encoding FadR/GntR family transcriptional regulator, producing MASSVPPSLGALRPSPLVEQAADRLRAQITGGHWPVGTRLPGETTLAKELGVGRSTVREALRALAGAGLVRPRQGAGVFVIATVPDEDWPTRLRRAAVTEVYEVRMAVEVHAARLAAHRRTDEDVTALTAALAARRTAADADDATFVEADLALHQAVVAAAHNPLLASLFADFAPSLRTGLTELLALFPLREADPNTHDDTHAALVSAITEGDGEAAVEALTRELSETLALLGAGHPFGGRPE from the coding sequence ATGGCGTCGTCCGTACCGCCCTCCCTCGGCGCCCTGCGCCCCAGCCCGCTGGTCGAACAGGCGGCGGACCGGCTGCGCGCCCAGATCACCGGCGGCCACTGGCCGGTCGGCACCCGGCTGCCCGGCGAGACGACCCTCGCCAAGGAGCTGGGGGTGGGCCGCTCCACCGTCCGCGAGGCGCTGCGCGCGCTGGCCGGCGCCGGTCTCGTCAGGCCCCGGCAGGGCGCCGGCGTCTTCGTCATCGCCACCGTGCCCGACGAGGACTGGCCCACCCGGCTGCGGCGGGCCGCCGTCACGGAGGTCTACGAGGTCCGGATGGCCGTCGAGGTGCACGCGGCCCGGCTCGCTGCCCACCGGCGCACCGACGAGGACGTGACGGCCCTCACCGCGGCGCTCGCCGCCCGGCGGACGGCCGCGGACGCCGACGACGCGACGTTCGTCGAGGCGGACCTCGCGCTGCACCAGGCGGTGGTCGCGGCCGCCCACAACCCCCTGCTCGCCTCGCTGTTCGCGGACTTCGCGCCGTCGCTGCGCACCGGCCTGACCGAACTCCTCGCGCTGTTCCCGCTGCGCGAGGCCGACCCCAACACGCACGACGACACCCACGCGGCCCTCGTCTCGGCGATCACCGAGGGTGACGGCGAGGCGGCGGTGGAGGCGCTGACCCGGGAGCTGTCCGAGACGCTGGCGCTGCTCGGCGCGGGCCACCCGTTCGGCGGGCGTCCGGAATAG
- a CDS encoding NADPH-dependent F420 reductase: MKIGIIGAGNIGGNLTRRLTALGHDVSVANSRGPQTLTALAEETGATPVPVTEAARGAEVVVVTVPLKSVPDLPSGVLDGAADQVAVIDTGNYYPQRDGRIAGIEDDGLTESRWTERHLGHAVIKAFNGTYAQDILDRHRPAGAADRIALPVAGDDETAKRTVRALIDELGFDTVDAGGIDDSWRQQPDSPVYGLRAGVEGVTEALAKARPERPEAFRA, encoded by the coding sequence ATGAAGATCGGCATCATCGGAGCGGGCAACATCGGCGGCAACCTCACCCGGCGGCTCACCGCGCTCGGCCATGACGTGTCCGTCGCCAACTCCCGCGGTCCCCAGACGTTGACCGCGCTGGCCGAGGAGACCGGCGCGACACCCGTGCCCGTCACGGAGGCGGCCCGCGGCGCCGAGGTCGTCGTGGTCACGGTCCCGCTGAAGTCCGTGCCCGACCTGCCGTCCGGCGTGCTCGACGGCGCGGCCGACCAGGTCGCGGTGATCGACACCGGCAACTACTACCCGCAGCGCGACGGCCGGATCGCCGGGATCGAGGACGACGGTCTGACCGAGAGCCGCTGGACCGAACGGCACCTCGGGCACGCCGTCATCAAGGCGTTCAACGGCACCTACGCCCAGGACATCCTGGACCGCCACCGCCCGGCGGGCGCCGCCGACCGCATCGCCCTGCCGGTCGCGGGCGACGACGAGACGGCGAAGCGCACGGTGCGCGCGCTCATCGACGAGCTGGGCTTCGACACGGTGGACGCGGGCGGTATCGACGACTCCTGGCGCCAGCAGCCGGACAGCCCGGTGTACGGGCTGCGGGCGGGCGTCGAGGGCGTCACCGAGGCGCTCGCGAAGGCGCGCCCGGAGCGCCCGGAGGCGTTCCGGGCGTAG
- a CDS encoding glycoside hydrolase family 25 protein, with protein MLRGIDVSAYQSSYDTDGLSFVFIKATEGRSYVNPRLTTHTKAGRDAGLVVGFYHFLWPGNLTAQAEYFVKNAPEKPGDILAVDWETTGDGTHASNAEKDSFIRQVKKLRPNNRVVLYCNRNFWLNIDTTSYAGDGLWIADYVTAGEPRIKANWRFHQYTEDPHDKDVADFADKAALQDWATVG; from the coding sequence ATGTTGCGCGGCATCGACGTGAGCGCGTATCAGTCGTCGTACGACACCGACGGTCTCTCCTTCGTCTTCATCAAGGCGACGGAGGGGCGTTCCTATGTGAATCCCCGGCTCACCACCCACACCAAGGCGGGCCGGGACGCCGGTCTCGTCGTCGGTTTCTACCATTTCCTGTGGCCGGGCAACCTCACCGCCCAGGCCGAGTACTTCGTCAAGAACGCGCCGGAGAAGCCGGGCGACATCCTCGCGGTCGACTGGGAGACCACCGGCGACGGCACCCACGCGAGCAACGCGGAGAAGGACAGCTTCATCCGCCAGGTGAAGAAGTTGCGGCCGAACAACCGGGTCGTCCTGTACTGCAACCGCAACTTCTGGCTCAACATCGACACCACCTCGTACGCGGGTGACGGCCTCTGGATCGCCGACTACGTCACCGCGGGCGAGCCCCGCATCAAGGCGAACTGGCGCTTCCACCAGTACACCGAGGACCCGCACGACAAGGATGTCGCCGACTTCGCCGACAAGGCCGCCCTCCAGGACTGGGCGACCGTCGGCTGA
- a CDS encoding alpha/beta fold hydrolase has translation MVAVHHRTVDVGGLTVFYREAGPADAPVLLLLHGYPTSSHMFRHLIPALAGPYRVIAPDHIGFGRSSAPDTADFPYTFDALAEVTRGFLTALGVHRYALYVQDYGAPIGWRLALASPDAVLGVVSQNGNAYEEGFVADFWEPVWAYGAHPTPENEARLRPALGREAVEWQYTHGVPDPSLIDPDAWEHDLALLARPGVDRAQLALFRDYSGNRALYPAVQAWLRSSRVPVLAVWGRNDEIFGPAGAEAFRRDAPDAEVVLLDGGHFLLESHGDEVADAVLRFRSRVTGAQDGGRRPRRPS, from the coding sequence GTGGTCGCTGTTCACCACCGGACCGTGGACGTCGGGGGACTGACCGTCTTCTACCGGGAGGCGGGCCCTGCGGACGCCCCCGTCCTCCTGCTGCTGCACGGCTATCCGACGAGTTCGCACATGTTCCGGCACCTGATCCCGGCGCTGGCCGGCCCCTACCGGGTGATCGCGCCCGACCACATCGGCTTCGGCCGCTCCTCGGCGCCGGACACCGCGGACTTCCCCTACACCTTCGACGCCCTCGCCGAGGTCACCCGCGGCTTCCTGACCGCTCTCGGCGTGCACCGCTACGCGCTCTACGTGCAGGACTACGGCGCCCCCATCGGCTGGCGGCTCGCGCTGGCGTCCCCCGACGCGGTCCTCGGCGTCGTCTCGCAGAACGGGAACGCCTACGAGGAGGGGTTCGTGGCGGACTTCTGGGAGCCCGTCTGGGCCTACGGGGCGCACCCCACCCCGGAGAACGAGGCGCGGCTGCGGCCCGCGCTCGGCCGGGAAGCCGTCGAGTGGCAGTACACCCACGGCGTCCCCGACCCCAGCCTGATCGACCCCGACGCCTGGGAGCACGACCTCGCGCTGCTTGCCCGCCCCGGCGTCGACCGCGCCCAACTCGCCCTGTTCCGCGACTACTCGGGCAACCGCGCCCTTTACCCGGCGGTGCAGGCGTGGCTGCGGTCGAGCCGGGTGCCCGTCCTCGCCGTCTGGGGCCGCAACGACGAGATCTTCGGACCGGCCGGAGCGGAGGCCTTCCGGCGCGACGCCCCGGACGCGGAGGTCGTCCTGCTCGACGGCGGCCACTTCCTCCTGGAGAGCCACGGCGACGAGGTCGCCGACGCGGTCCTCCGGTTCCGCTCGCGGGTGACGGGTGCGCAGGACGGCGGCCGTCGGCCACGACGCCCGTCGTGA
- a CDS encoding CGNR zinc finger domain-containing protein, whose amino-acid sequence MVEDEDLLLAVLNSAPVIDGRPADFLTGEGAADRMRALGGRGTGQERDRLVLVRDTLHALIRGASSDVGGLASVLDRARLRPAVSPAGVTWGLEAAPGEELAVRVVLAWSRVTAELPGRLRPCANDACRLFLVDHSRPGTARWCSMAVCGNRMKARTHARKRRDEE is encoded by the coding sequence GTGGTCGAGGACGAGGATCTGCTGCTCGCCGTGCTCAACAGCGCGCCGGTGATCGACGGGCGCCCCGCGGACTTCCTGACCGGGGAGGGCGCCGCGGACCGGATGCGCGCGCTGGGCGGGCGGGGCACCGGGCAGGAGCGCGACCGGCTGGTCCTGGTGCGCGACACGTTGCACGCGCTGATCCGGGGCGCGTCCTCGGACGTCGGCGGCCTCGCCTCGGTACTCGACCGGGCCCGGCTGCGTCCCGCCGTCTCGCCCGCGGGCGTGACCTGGGGACTCGAAGCGGCGCCCGGGGAGGAACTCGCGGTCCGGGTCGTCCTCGCGTGGTCGCGCGTCACGGCGGAGCTGCCGGGGCGGCTGCGGCCGTGCGCGAACGACGCGTGTCGACTGTTCCTGGTCGATCACAGCAGGCCGGGGACCGCCCGCTGGTGCTCCATGGCGGTCTGCGGCAACCGGATGAAGGCGCGGACCCACGCCCGCAAGCGGCGCGACGAGGAGTGA
- a CDS encoding SDR family NAD(P)-dependent oxidoreductase — MSGRTAVVTGGASGLGLVTARHLVRAGQRVVLVGRDATRTRAAADSLRGLAPAGGDAAPPRTYTADLEQWSQVQALAARLAADGQHVDVLVNNAGAAFPRYEQTPDGVERTYALNHHAPFLLTHALLAEKALTPDARIINMSSFVEKRARLDATDPDVAGTSWNRRFFHQMNVYATSKLVSLLAARELAHRLPDGMSVYNADPGMVKGTGMNSNAGGLMRLTAPLFRPFSITPDEGVRTPVWLACASPAPRPSGGFFSRSRPETPSRLALDDALALTVYTRTAALLGVEPLTR; from the coding sequence ATGAGCGGCAGGACGGCGGTCGTCACGGGCGGAGCCTCGGGCCTGGGTCTCGTGACGGCACGCCACCTGGTCAGGGCCGGCCAGCGCGTCGTCCTCGTCGGCCGGGACGCGACGCGCACCCGGGCCGCCGCCGACAGCCTGCGCGGCCTGGCCCCGGCGGGCGGTGACGCGGCACCGCCGAGGACGTACACCGCCGACCTGGAACAGTGGTCGCAGGTCCAGGCACTGGCAGCGCGACTGGCCGCCGACGGACAGCACGTGGACGTCCTCGTCAACAACGCGGGGGCGGCGTTCCCCCGGTACGAGCAGACGCCGGACGGCGTGGAGCGCACCTACGCGCTCAATCACCACGCCCCGTTCCTGCTCACCCACGCCCTGCTGGCCGAGAAGGCGCTCACACCCGACGCGCGGATCATCAACATGTCCTCGTTCGTGGAGAAGCGCGCCAGGCTCGACGCCACCGATCCGGATGTCGCGGGAACCTCGTGGAACAGGCGCTTCTTCCACCAGATGAACGTCTACGCGACGAGCAAACTCGTCAGCCTCCTGGCCGCGCGGGAACTCGCGCACCGCCTCCCTGACGGCATGAGCGTCTACAACGCCGATCCCGGGATGGTCAAGGGCACCGGGATGAACAGCAACGCGGGCGGCCTGATGCGGCTGACCGCCCCGCTGTTCCGTCCGTTCTCCATCACCCCGGACGAAGGGGTGCGCACCCCGGTCTGGCTCGCCTGCGCCTCGCCCGCACCGCGCCCCAGCGGCGGCTTCTTCAGCAGGTCCCGGCCGGAGACCCCTTCGCGCCTGGCCCTCGACGACGCGCTCGCCCTGACCGTCTACACCAGAACCGCGGCCCTCCTGGGGGTGGAGCCCCTCACGCGGTAG
- a CDS encoding MarR family winged helix-turn-helix transcriptional regulator, translated as MDDRQLNEELYDCLFAIRTQVQGELKELARDAGLTDTQADALWRLSRGREMTARRLAELLQCDASTATAMIDRLERRGLVRRVPHPTDRRAKVIQLTPEGCALRDRVIQHTTEHSPFAHLDRESRQRLHALLREVIDGARPTGEATGVKGTEKKERR; from the coding sequence ATGGATGATCGGCAGCTGAACGAAGAGCTTTACGACTGCCTGTTCGCGATCCGCACCCAGGTGCAGGGCGAGCTCAAGGAGCTGGCGCGGGATGCGGGGCTCACCGACACGCAGGCCGACGCGCTGTGGAGGCTGAGCCGCGGGCGGGAGATGACCGCGCGCCGTCTGGCCGAACTCCTGCAGTGCGACGCCTCGACCGCCACGGCGATGATCGACCGGCTGGAGAGGCGCGGCCTGGTCCGCCGGGTGCCTCACCCCACCGACCGCCGCGCGAAAGTCATCCAGCTCACCCCCGAGGGATGCGCGCTGCGCGACCGCGTCATCCAGCACACCACCGAGCACTCGCCCTTCGCCCACCTCGACCGCGAGAGCAGGCAGCGCCTCCACGCGCTTCTCCGCGAAGTGATCGACGGCGCCCGCCCGACAGGTGAGGCCACCGGCGTCAAGGGCACCGAGAAGAAGGAGCGGCGATGA
- a CDS encoding FAD-binding oxidoreductase — MGRSTEEPLRRRQLLGRAGAVAAGRVAGVAGAAAGPGGERPDDANGPGHGPSSVCRPGAGPDGGVSWPVVVRPGDLRYDSLLRGDNFRFVGRPDEIRVVGSTEQVVRAVDDAVRSGRRIAARSGGHCFENFTAAPEIRLLLDLSPLDAVGFDPAMDAFSVRPGATLGQVYRTLFTGWGVTIPAGGCPEVGAGGHLCGGGYGPLSRRYGSVVDHLHAVEVVVADRADGARVVVATRDPDDPHHDLWWAHAGGGGGNFGVVTRYWLRSRDVPAGAGRHDPARLLPPAPGELLETLVTWAWDATMDERTFTALLRGFGTWHERDSAPGSPATALYANFLAGHRSSGVLQMVAQIDAGLPDAGALLDGLVSAVTAEAGVPPLATLRRTMPWLHAMTWPGTGEAGNVVSRRYKDKAGYLRRRFTDTQLATAYRHLTDDTDGTESGLLLVGYGGQVNTVAPHATAVAQRDSVMKAIYYTVWTDPSDDAARLAWIRDFYREVYQDTGGVPVPGGISDGSYINYPDVDLADPAWNTSGVPWHTLYYKDNYPRLQRIKARWDPRDVFHHALSIEPPRRRS, encoded by the coding sequence ATGGGCCGCTCGACGGAGGAACCGCTGAGGCGTCGCCAACTGCTGGGCCGGGCGGGCGCGGTGGCCGCCGGCCGGGTGGCGGGTGTGGCCGGTGCGGCGGCCGGGCCGGGCGGCGAGCGCCCCGACGACGCGAACGGCCCCGGCCACGGCCCCAGTTCCGTGTGCCGGCCCGGTGCCGGGCCGGACGGCGGGGTGTCCTGGCCGGTCGTGGTCCGACCGGGCGACCTCCGCTACGACAGCCTGCTGCGCGGCGACAACTTCCGCTTCGTCGGCCGCCCGGACGAGATCCGGGTGGTCGGCTCCACCGAGCAGGTGGTGCGGGCCGTCGACGACGCCGTCCGCTCCGGACGGCGGATCGCGGCGCGCAGCGGCGGCCACTGCTTCGAGAACTTCACCGCCGCCCCCGAGATCCGGCTCCTGCTCGACCTCTCGCCGCTGGACGCCGTCGGCTTCGACCCGGCGATGGACGCGTTCTCGGTGCGGCCGGGGGCGACCCTCGGCCAGGTGTACCGGACGCTGTTCACCGGCTGGGGCGTGACGATCCCGGCGGGCGGCTGCCCCGAGGTGGGCGCGGGCGGGCATCTGTGCGGCGGGGGATACGGTCCGCTGTCCCGGCGCTACGGGTCCGTGGTCGACCATCTGCACGCCGTCGAGGTGGTGGTGGCCGACCGGGCCGACGGCGCCCGCGTCGTCGTCGCCACCCGCGACCCGGACGATCCCCACCACGACCTCTGGTGGGCCCACGCCGGAGGCGGCGGCGGCAACTTCGGTGTCGTCACCCGCTACTGGCTGCGCTCCCGGGACGTTCCGGCCGGGGCCGGCCGGCACGACCCCGCGCGGCTGCTGCCGCCCGCGCCGGGCGAGTTGCTGGAGACCCTGGTCACCTGGGCCTGGGACGCGACGATGGACGAGCGGACCTTCACCGCTCTGCTGCGCGGCTTCGGGACCTGGCACGAGCGGGACAGCGCACCAGGCTCGCCCGCGACCGCCCTGTATGCCAACTTTCTCGCCGGGCACCGCAGTTCGGGCGTGCTCCAGATGGTCGCGCAGATCGACGCGGGGCTCCCGGACGCCGGGGCCCTGCTCGACGGACTCGTCTCCGCCGTGACGGCCGAGGCGGGCGTGCCACCGCTCGCCACGCTCCGCCGCACGATGCCCTGGCTGCACGCCATGACCTGGCCGGGGACGGGCGAGGCGGGCAACGTGGTCTCCCGCCGCTACAAGGACAAGGCCGGCTATCTGCGCCGCCGCTTCACCGACACGCAACTCGCCACGGCGTACCGGCACTTGACGGACGACACGGACGGCACCGAGAGCGGTCTGCTCCTCGTCGGCTACGGCGGCCAGGTCAACACGGTGGCCCCGCACGCCACCGCCGTCGCCCAGCGCGACTCGGTGATGAAGGCCATCTACTACACGGTGTGGACCGACCCGTCGGACGACGCGGCGCGGCTGGCCTGGATCAGGGACTTCTACCGCGAGGTGTACCAGGACACCGGCGGCGTCCCGGTGCCCGGCGGGATCAGCGACGGGTCGTACATCAACTACCCCGACGTCGACCTCGCCGACCCCGCGTGGAACACCTCGGGCGTTCCTTGGCACACCCTGTACTACAAGGACAACTACCCCCGCCTGCAACGGATCAAGGCCCGCTGGGACCCGCGCGACGTCTTCCACCACGCCCTGTCGATCGAGCCGCCACGCCGACGGTCCTGA